In Takifugu rubripes chromosome 18, fTakRub1.2, whole genome shotgun sequence, the DNA window cactgctgcttttgtcttgcAAATCCTAACAAGCAACTAACGAAATCAGAGTCACAAGGGTGACCAGCCCATGGAGGGGTTTAGACCGTGGCTTTTTTGTGGGGGCTGTGAATTTTAGAACTGGACCATTCGACAGCTTCTTGGGAAGTTTGAGCATTCAAACCCAGTATGGAAAGACGGCACTGCTTGCTGCTTTTATGCGCACTAGGATTCACCTTTGGAGAGAGGATGAAAAATGACGACTTTGTCAGCATTCTGAGACGATTCCAGCCTGGACTGCTGGTGAGAGATGAGCCATATCTGGCAAATGAAGACTTTGAGATAAACTCCCAGAAGAGGCTGAGACCCCCAGAGTTTATCCCAATCTTAGAGCAAACCAAGAACTCACTGTCCAGGCGAGATGCAAATGAGGCTCCTGGTCCCATGGTGTTAACAAAAGATGGCAAGATGAAGGGAGTAACAGTGGATAAAGCACAAGTATTCTATGGAATTCCATATGCAGACCCACCTGTCGGGGCATATCGCTGGAAGCCCCCCAGACCGGTGACGCCTTGGAAAGAAGTTTACGATGCCTCCTTCCCCAGGGCAGCATGCATGCAGGCCTGCAGTGGACCGGTTGCAGCAGAGTGTTCTCGGACTGTAAGGAACAATTCATCTCCTTTTATACACTATATACATGTTTACGTTTCAGTGATAATTCCAGTGTGAAGTTTCCCATTGTATGACAACAGTTAACCCCATAACTAAGCTAAGATTCTAACCTGAACAGCATTGATGTGCAACTCTTGATCTGAATCCCAATCATACCTGCAAACCAGCACATCAGTGCATTGATGATACTGGTACATTTCAAAAACGGCTCAGGAACAGGCCAAGGAATTCCACTCAGTTTAAACAGACTTGGCCTTAAACATACCTAGAATAATCTTCTTACAAAGCAGCAACTGTATCTCTAACTATAATCCGTGTAATCTACATAATGTACctctttataaaaaaaaataaaaaatacaagtTACACCTCGTTTCCTGAAATGTCCCCAAATAAAAGGTCAGTGAGGACTGTCTCTACCTCAACGTCTTTGTCCCTCTGGACGTGGACTTCAACGCCCCCTTGCAGAGCCTTCTACCCGTCATGGTGTGGATCCACGGTGGGGATTTCATCGCCGGTTCTGCCTCCAAGCCGCTGTATGACGGACGCTTCATCAGCAACTTCACACACACCGTTGTTGTGAGCATGGAGTATCGATTAGGTAAGAGGGTTGGGGAAAATGTGCTGGTTGATTAGTTGTAACAAAGCGAGCAAATTTAATGTTATTGTGCCTGCTCTATATTTTGTACATAAGTGCATCTCCAGTTTCGGGATCAGAATAAGAAAAGCAATAATCTCCAGTTAAATAAtagtgtgggggtgggggtgtgagaTTATTTTGACTGGCCGAGACTGAAAGCAGAAGAGGGTGCAGCAGATGAGAATGACGGTAATGAAGAACGAAGAGGAAACAAATGCTCTGCCAGAATCTATTATGTCTAATCCTCTGACCTGATTTATGGTTTAAGGTGCCTTTGGTTTCCTTGTCTCTGGAAAAGATGCTCACACCTCTGCTGTAGGGAATTATGGGATCTTGGACCAGCAAGCGGCTCTGGTTTGGGTTCAGCGGAACATTGCTGTGTTTGGAGGTGATCCTAGCAAGGCAAGCAAACGCACAAAAACAGTAGTTAAGCTAGTGTGCAAAAGGATCCATCAACAGGACTGACAGGATAAAATAGTTTTGGCTGGTGACTACATGTAATTATCAATAATGTGAAGGAGCCGAAACATTTCAATTTAGTTCTAAAATGTGCCATGCCTGCTCCTGGGACCAGCTTGATGAGGAGTTGATCATGTAAAGTCGGTCTGTTGATGCAGAGACACATCTATAGTATATAAAGTAGGTCATAGCACATGACCTGGTTCCTGAGTTTACTCCCCTGTGATGATTACATGTAAGCTTATTTTTACAGAAGCAATAAAGAGCCTTCACAGGGACTTCCCCACAATAGCAATATGGCTAACATTGTCTTCCTCATTGCATTTATTGTCAGGTTACAGTATTCGGAGAGAGTGCGGGTGCTCAGTCAGTGTGTCTCCACCTGATGATCCAGAGCAGTAAACTTCTGTTTAAACAGGCTATGCTGCAGAGTGTGCCATTCTCCATCCCTctgaagagcaggtgaggaacCAGCTTGGACTCTTAACACTGGGGAAcagtttgggggaaaaaattctCTTCAGTTAGAATTTtatgctgattccaaaattagtCAGTTTTTTCTAGCACGTCAAGTTTTTTTCACCACAGGTTGCTCTGCAGATAAGCAAAATTCCACTGATTAGCTGTAGAAAGACCTGCCTGCTGATTAGGATTGGACTCATCTACAGTACAGCTGAGTGGGAACTTGTTTGTGCCGTCACAATTGAGAGTAGcatgagaggtgtgtgtgtgtgtgtgtgtgtgtgtgtgtgtgtgtgtgtgtgtgtgtgttgtggtgtgtgtgtgtgtgtgtgtgtgtgtgtgtgtgtgtgtggtgtgtgtgtgtgtgtgttgtgtgtgtgtgtgtgtgtgtgtgcgcgcagttCCCAATAGGTCAGTACtatcaatatcctatagggggTACTTTGAACTATAGGGGATCCTGTTGTTCAAAAACTtgatgtgatggaggaaaaactCAGTTCAGTTTTGGATTCCGCACCTAAAATGAGttaaaaacagctgtcagaccaaacaacaaaaattgTCTTCCCCAGTATAATCCAAAtctagaaccagtccatttcttctctttggccCAGTACGGCCCAGTCCCACTCTACTGTAATCAGTCAATTTGACCTCCATCCCAGTATAACTAGTTCAGGAAATCTGTATGTTCCATTTAAACTAGCCAATTTGGCCTAACTAAAGGAAGATTATACTTGTTTATgtaataattacattttctgcATATTTTTCATTGGTTTTGCTATTAGCTTGGCACCTCTTGGTAAATCTGGGTATTTGTAATTTTCTACCATTGTGTTGTCTATTTACTGTAATATTATCTTGATTATTTTTGTTCAGTGCAGTTTTTCAGTGAACAGTTTCTTTATTCTGACCTTGCTGCAATGCTCCCCCACCAGTCTTTTTCCACACTGCAGTTTCATTTCCCATCTTCCTTTTCACAGACATGATGCCCTGAAGCTGGGAAAAGATTTTGCTAAGGAGACCAACTGCTCTGTGAACAACAttgtctgtctgctgtctctCACTCCTCAGGCTGTCCTTAATGCACAGATGAAAACAAGTAGGACGCCATCAACACGCGCAGAACTTTTCACTATGTGATATCATAAGTAACATTATGTTGTTCGCAAAAGatacaggggaaaaaacatttttgtgacagtaATTTCAGCAGCCTAAGTGTAGCCATGGTAACTACTATTTGATTGATGCTTCAACTTTGTGTTGCTACGAGGAAAGATGGCAAGGCGTAAATATAGTTTATTTAAAATTTGAATTTTCATTCATTGAGGAGAATCAGAAACCCCAAACGTGGGTTGCGACTTAATGATCACAGGAAACTGTAGATCCCAGAGTGAGACCAGTTGACAACCTAGGACTGCAATCCAGTGTGGTTTTCTGTTCTACCAGGCAGCAAATGCTTTCCCCAAGGATTTTGTGGTCCCAGGATAGACCTTTGTCTACCTGCTAAGACAGAAATCCCGGTTGGGATGCtgcccttgaggactgggtcTGCACTATTTGTGCACTGGTCTGAGCCTAACTCACTGGAATGACCAATTACACATAATCTTGCACATTCACACAAAAGTGACTTGAATCAATTGGGAATGTCTGATTGAGTTTTGACTGTAGAATTCTTCCCATTTAAGTGATGTGTTTTACTGATGGGTTTCAGGTTCCAAAATTGTGAACCCTTTTAAGTTCCTGGAGGTTTTTGAGACGTGGGGTCCATATATCGATGGTGACTTGATAAAAGAGCAAACTGTCACTGCTTTCCAGAAGGGCCACTGGCAGAAAGAGAAGTCAGTTTTGTTGGGTAAGACACaccaaaatcaataaaatgacaTCATTATTAAAAAGTTCAATAAAtaatttaagacatttaaatttAGAAAGTAAATAAATCGCCATACATTATAACCCAGATAAATTTTCTATTACATTATATACACTACACTATACATTGTTGGTCCACCCGGATTTCGAGATACCTGTTATAAGATATTAGACAGCTTTTGATCAGTTTAACATTGTTTCATAGtctttcatttatatttttcattttaatatttcatatttataataataatccatGAACTGGCATATTGCTTATTTTACTGTAATTACACTGTCGCATTTAATACCTGGCCTGCCACCCACAGATGCTTTGCGACACGTTCCGCTTTCATCTTTTCCACCCCTTTGTGAACccctgtgtttccttttttcccggCAGGTACGACCTCAGAAGAGGGGCTGATCTTTGTGTACAGCGTCTTCCACAAGCCCGTCTCTGCAGTGGAGAGCACTGTATACATCACGGCCATCTTTAAACAACATGCTATTGGGATCCTGCGTAAATATCTGCCCCTGTACAGGGAGGCGGACCACAGAGGGATGCTAGCTCAGGTAGGAAGGCTTCCAAAACAATTTCACACTGTCTTTGTGATGGTGATAGAGCCAAAAGCTGTAGAAAATACCTGCATACAATTACGGTTATGACGCAGATTTAAAATTGGCTTTTGTAGTATTCTCTTAACTACTTTCATATTTCTAGATCTCTGGCCAAGTTTTACTGGCATGTTTTATTCTCTGTCCAATTGGTTGTGTTTTACTGAATGTGTGTTCTTATGAAACAAAACATTACAAAGAAATCTATTTTGTGTAAGGTTTGCCTGGGGGTTTCTCTACTCCTGTTTCCTCAGTTCAACAACATGCAGGTTGATTAAAAGTTATCTGTAGGTGTGATGTGATTTTATTTACTTAAAATGCTTTGAACTGCTTGCATAACTGACTGATAGTTCTCACATGTCCCTCTTTGCGTAAGATACTTGTGGATTGTAACGATTACCGTTCCCTTTTTACCCAGAAGTTGCCATCAGAGGGAGCCCTAGCTCCAACTTTCCTGGGGTCTGACTCTAAAATGGACCCTTTAGTCATTTGTCTTCCTTCATTGACATGTGTCAGTATGTGGACCAACTTTAGTCGGGAGATGGTGGTCAGATCGAAGCCCATCAGTCACAGTGGGAAGCAATTCCTATGTTACTGATATTTGTGGGGACAGTGGAGACTATGGACCAAGTTACAGATTTCATTACACTGAAGCTTTTCTATTTTGAGAGCTGGTGTGGTTCAATACAAAGTCTGTGGAGCTTTGGGGACCTACAGGGGAGTCAGGAGGGGACCACTCCTGGACATATTTAGCATTCAGTCACAGTGAGAAGAGTCAGTGAAATCACAATCATGGTGTCTGACTATGTGTCAGAcacccacagagacacagacgcaCACTTCGCCTGTGTAGCAAGGGACGGCTGCAGAGTCTGTCGCAGATGGTTCTTGATGTGAGGGCGTCTTTGGTCATGTCTCGTGCTTTTTGGAACTTGGTAGGATATTTTTGTGCCTTACATTTGGCACAGAAAGATTCTCCAAAGGTGAAAATATCCATTTAGGATAATGGTAAACATTTCAGTGGTTAGGGAAAAACTGAGAAATTGAGGGAGCAACAGCACTGGGcggaaaaaaaaggttgtttaaCTGTCAATAACGCACTGACCATTTGTGTTAAAAAACGCAACACAAATGGTCAGAAACTGAAGGATGGGTCCAAATATAATGTAAAGGTCAACAAGAACGGACCTATGAGGTCATGATTGCACTCTGATGGTAATATTTTGACCAATTCCATTTTGTCATTTAAGGTTTAGGATTTTAGAGAAAAAGATAACAATTTCTTTACAACTATATAAGGAGGGTATTGATTTAACCTGTAATCCCTTTACTGGGAGCACTGACATGTTTATGTTGAAGCTGAGATTACAGAAGGGTCTTTACAAAGGTGAATCTGCTCGCTCAGAGGAAGGAAAGCATCCGTGTGTGACAGATGCGGGAAGGACAAAATGGTATCAATTCAAATGCAGTGATTCATGTCCCGTTCCTCAAAATCAGCAGCCTATGTGCAGGTATTTAATACAAATAACATCATTTTGGTTCAGTTATGAAGTGAAGGACTAATTTCACTAATTGTAGCTGTTAAAGCTTCAGGTGTGCTAATTTCCTGAGAGATATACTGGTATCCTCAGTCATATCTGAAAAAAGAACTAAACAAATTGCTGATACTCTGCTTTACATCCTTAGCTGTGATGCAGTCCAAGCTTgccttttcatgtttttaaggaTCTGGATAGGGTGATGTTAGCCCCCCCATTTTTCGTTGTGGGATATTAATCATTTTAGTCAGAACAAAGTTATCATTTAATATTCAGTTCCTCTTGATTGTAAAATTTCATTGCAACAAATGTTgaagtgaggaggaagatgaagcggATCTGTGTGTCTCATCACCTTCCCACTATTGCCTTGATTAGTTTGAGATGTCACAAATGGGATTGTGTGGGCACAAGTATTGCTGAACATGACAAACTGGTTTCCAGGTAACAGAAGACAGACTGTCTAccttcattttccctttttgcttCCTCTCATGCCAaaatttcagatttattttgtttgtattttcatTTCTCTAAATGATGCTGgacaaaaatctttaaaaaaacaaaacaactggaTTGTGTTGTATACAATTTACATAGTTTAAAGGACTATAGAGATGTAGTGCTTACATATCACAAAGAAAGGTCCATTTGTTTAAGAAGCCTTAAACGCTCACAGGTTTGACATTTAATATGTATTAGTGACAGGTGAAATGGATGTATCTGTGAGAAGGCAAGAGCATCTTATGTAAAACCCCGACGGCATGGTGAGTCACATCTGCcttggaaaaacacaaaatgaaaaataactcCAGCAAATGAGGCCCTGGAatcaccccccaacccccctctaagaaaaaaaatctttcaaaaTTACATTTCTCAACTTTGCACCATGGCAATACTCTGAAATTcttaagaaaaaagaaacatcttaAAAGATTAGACATCTATTTTGTAAGAAATAACATCTTTACATTGATCTTGTCGTCTTAATCACTTTTTCCTTATCTGGGTCATGGGGAGGATCCAcgatgggtgaaggcaggtccatccctggatgagtccccagttcatcgcagggccctatatgagcatttgggagttcggtaccttgctcaagggtaccttggcagtgctctgaaggtgttctggcacctccctctactaccagaacaccttccatgttttacctgctggggctcgaaccaagaacccctctgcttctcaaccCACTTCCCAAGAGAATGAGCTCCCACCACCCCCATTGTATTGATAACTAATTTAAAACGGGCGTATATTCTCATGAACGTTGTTCATTTGGGGGATTTTTAGCACAATGTGGTGAGACTGCATTGATTTCAGTAAATTCGGTGGTGAGCAACTGAGTATTGCTGTAGTTAATACGCCACTTGTAAAGTCCTCTGGGGACCCCAAATGCAAAAATCGGATCATTTATGGAAATTGCCACAATAAATTCATTCCATTTCTCACAAGTTGTCCTTTCCTTTTACTCTCTCCAGAACGTTACAGACTACATCTTCTTAAGTCAGCTAGGAATGTCGGCACGTTCTGGCACGTCAGCCGGGCAAGCAAGGTCTGGATGTATGTGTTTGACCACGTGATGTCAGATCCAAGGTATGGTCGGGTTTAACCTACTGCTACCAGCATGTCTGCCACGGCGCCGAGCTCCCTTTTGTCTTTGACTCTGCCCCGGGTGACAAACTTCACCTTGTCGCTACCAGAGAAGCTGCTGTCCAATCGAATGTTGTGCTACTGGGGCACCTTGCTCACAACGGTGACCCTTCCTCGCGTGCCAAGCAGACGACTTCTGCCGAGAACAACGTCTGCCTGCTTGGCGCGTTATCTTAACAGCGGCGGCTGGCTGGTCATGAAACCTGACCGTGCATATGCATGCCCCAAATGGAAACCAGGAGCGATGTGTGGGACTTCTGGGACAAATTGGGCATCTACTAAGGGGATGGTAAGTATAATGGGGGAGCTCTTGGGGAAACGATGttggtgttttctgtgtttctgttacATAATACCAAGCAGCTTCTGTTGCTCTGTAAGTCATGTCTTTTAAAACCTCCCAattgttttaaaaggaaaaggctCAACCCACACCACTTTTTGCACCCTGCTCAATTTATCAGCATTCAGTCATAATTTGTTAGTGATATGTCAACCACTGCTCACCTGTTATATAGACGTTTGTATGTTGCATTAACTATCTGATGCAGTTGTCTCTCTTCATTGCTTTTCTTTATGTATGTAAATGCTACAGCAAGATCATTTGattctttatttctgcttttgtgtttcacATTACACACCTTCTGTGGTTCTGTGACtttcctgctttttaaaaaaaaataaaaatcaaatcaaatttgcacagtggcaaggaaacaCTTAACAGGAGGAAAACCTCCCTTTTTAAACTCTTGAGTGGAACCAGACCTCATATGAGAGGGACCTACTGTTGATGGCAACTGgttgaggaggtggagaaggggaAATAATGCAGCGGGAAGGATGGATAGAGACGCATACATCAAATGATAAAGTTAATTTTAATTAGGGTGCAAAACTAAAGAAGGGGGGATGGGCTTGGATAATCAATCATTAAATTACATATGTATAATATATTCTGCTCAAGATTTCTCCTGATTGAAATGGAAGTGTTTCCTTTCTGCTGTTGCTTATTGGAGGGGGTCAGGCTTTCTGTCTGTAAAACACCTAGATGAAATCTTGACTGTGACAGATGCCTTTTGAATAAAGATGAGTTACGTTCAATTGTAGAACTGACTAATCCTTCCAGATGAAACGTAAAATGGCTTCAAACAAGAGGTCGGAGGTTTGGTTTACTTTGATTTAAGCACTTGGCCGAATCATGAGTGGTGTACAAGGTCCTACATTACACTGGCCATTTTTTCTCATTCTAATCAAATTTAAAATACCAATTTTGCAGGTAATCTATGAGATTTTCAGTACGAATATGagcttaaaagaaaaatcctgaCAATCGGTAATGTGGATGCAAATGATCTTCTGAATCATAAAATGTACATTATGTGAAGAGAACCTGATGGCCCGTTAAAGACAAATGCTCTCACAACAGGGCAGTCAATCTTCATGTGCTGTGTAGTTTCTTTAAAGGTAGGCTGCATTGACATTTTCCATACAATGAATTTGTGTGCAACCTTTGTGCTGTTTAGTCTAATTTGTGGATCAAAAATATGTGCAGTTTAGTAGCAGCTACCAGCCACgcagaggaagacaaacaagAAAATAGCACTGGCCTGTATGTGACCTAAACCAttggtgtcaaactctggcccgtgggccaaatttgccGTGATGTGATTAGATTTGGCCCacgaagccataccaattgactattagagctggcccgccggtattatcgcttaaagcgcatgtgctaataccagaatgctctgctggtgttttggtgtgaaaattcACACTCTACATCAGTGGTGGTcgtaatgcaccaatttgtggcttgccaaccaccaagaaagaggaagtagtcTTAGCGGACCTTATCTGCTAATGCtatacccctctgaaaaatgattaaaggaaaggccgaaacaggtaggaggcagaaatctgtttagatatgtaaaagacggacctgtctgtgttgtatgtggagccaatgtgcattacaaggagaacaacagatGACGCTATAAATGCAaaaccaagacaagcacaaggCACCTGGCTTGACTCAAAGGTGCCaaaaagtagaagagatgaaaaggcattacattaacgtacaatggcaaaagattgctgttgaaatttaaaagagaagaaatgaatgccagtgatggttttttaaatttgaattcgATTTgtatgtgtgcaataataaattgtATTGTGTTAAACTTTGCttttccatgttcagttgttgagcaaaactagtttgggttccatatcaaaaggttccctgttatgctggaggaagatttttttcaataaataccAATGTTGGCCcatgactttgtcccagttttgaattttggcccattggatatttgagtttgacacctctgaccTAAACAATCAGCCAGATGATGCCACTTTAAAGTCTGTTTACAGATGAGCCGATTGGTGGAGAACTGACATGTTGCGTGCTATAACTTATTATCTGGCAGAGGCTTGTTTTTCCCCCACATCTAGTATCAATGGCTAGGTAAGATCGGATAAGATAATTCTTTATTTGGCACACAGTGGGGACATTTTCAATGCTTGGACCATGCTGCGGCTGCACTGACTAAAATGGCTGCATGGCTGACAGCACTGGACCAGATTCAGAGTCCTCATGTGTACTCCCACTCTCTCCTTCCACCCTAAAACCCCTGTTGTCTATTAAAATTACACTTGATACCTCTTGTGGCAGAAAAAACACAGTGAAGCTCAGCTGCTGTCTTTGCTTGGACACCTTACTGCTGAGCTGATTATAGTGTCTGTCCCTGCAATAAAATCAGCCGACAATGAGATGAGCACATTAAAGCACCGTAAAGGTAAAAGAAACATCAGGATAGTATACTTGCCTTCACTCCTAACGTCTTTGCTTTCCTTGTTTGTGAAACACCGACTATAGTAAGTCTCACAATACCGATTTCATGAATACTATCAAACAACCAAGTGTGTCATTTTGGTCTTGTCAGATGAACattcttttaaattaatttcgTGGTTTTCTGTTGTGTCTCTAAATCTACGATCCTTGCTACAAAAATCTGGTCTGCATGATTTAGTAGAGTACCTATGATTAAATAAAAAGGACACAAACATTCAAACAGTCAAAACCACTAGTAGCAACAGTTTATTAGACTTGCTGATCACTGAATTTGATCCAAGACAGACACAGAGCCTTTCCCCCTATGTTTTAACAGTCGGACAGAATAATGACATCCCTTCTAAATGCACAATAgtcatctgcccccccccccccccaccccccccccccccccccccccccccccccccaccccccacccccccccccccccccccccccccccccccccccccccccccccccccccccatattgaACTGGAGTAACGACATGAGCCAGCTCAGGGTTTAAACATTAATGAGCCTGTTTCCTCATCTTTAATGACCCACATTCTCTCTCCTTGTTGAGTTCCATAGCTGTAGCTCTTAGCTACAAATGAAAAGTGCACGCTGATCTTTAGCCGGCACTCACTGAGAAGAGAAGTAAGATAAGAATTGCTCTTGTTTATTGCTTAACTTTAACACTGTGGACGGAAGACTAGCTGATGAATCACATTCTGTTTGCAGTTACCGCTGTATCATTGTATTAGTATTAAAGTattgtttcccttttttaaccgctttatcccttggGAGGCCTTGGGGGGTGCTttagcctatcccagctgctcATGGGCGAAGGTACACCAGCATCTCAGCCCCATGTGAGTATTTGGGCTCTAGTACTTTATTCATGGGTACCTCCGCAGTGCTCTGAAGATAGCCTCCCCCTACTAACAGATCAAGTTCCAGGGTTTGAACAACGATCCCTCCACGTCTCAGCCCTATTTTTAtatacattaaataaaatgaatttgaATAAGGAATAATAGATTTTTAGGTACAGTACATACATTCAAGATATTAACACTACAGTGACATTAATGAGAgctttattttggaaaaaaattacaatttggacagttttttttcccaatcTCTGTGCCAATTAAATGTTGCCAGATTCACGCAGAATTCTCAAACATAGAGGACGAAAATGACATGAATTATGCATTTAATCTATTCCTCCACATTTTCAGGATGGGTTCCTTGGTTGTTTTCCAAGACACATTTACCTAATCTCTCTGAAACTACCACTGTTGAAACTCAAAAACAAGGCAGCCAATATAATCTTAAAAGCAACAACTAGTCATGCAACCATGGAAATTTTCACTAAAGCAGGGCATTATTAACATGTTCATGCTGGATGAAGACATGCATAATTTTTATGTAGTTTAGGACTTAATTTAGGTCTCACTGGGACTGCATTATTATACATTTATTCAGATTTCAGTGGCAGGGTTGCCAGAATCCTCTAAAGTCTGACATCTCTATATCCATATGATCACAGATACAGTTTATTGCACCATATGCCCTGATGCTCACCAGGCCTGTAAAAGCAAATGGCAATTAAGACGGCAAAGGATGCATTATAATGTGTTTTATTCCTATGATACAGTAACTGTGCATATTAATTGCTTTTTTAAGAAGATCTGGGCCTTGCCCTAATTATCTTTACCTTGcagtgaggaagcagcagcCAAAGATTTTGTTTCTTACTTCAACCCTAAATTTGTTGATTGAGTGTAAAATCAGAAGGTAGACCACAGCGCAATTTTGTTATAAATCCCAAAAATACTGTAAGTCTGAGCAGGGTCTTACACAGATGAGAGTATGTAGGTGGGAACAATAGTCAGGGTAATTTCACTCACTTTACATATAAACATACAAGAAAAGGCATTTGTATCACAACAGTGATGGCTCAGTGTGGTACAGAACAATTTGATTGGCGCTACTGTTTCATGATTTTAAAACAGTTTGGGCTGAATATCAAAAGATTTGGTTGGGTTTAGGAATTGCATTTTTGCCCATATGCAGACCTGCGTCTTCATTTGCGACTAAactaataaaaatgcatttcacaAAAGCTCATAAGTAAAGCAATAGAATCCAGGTGCATTTAAACCTGTTATATTAGATAATTAATGAATTGTTCGCTGTCTCTGGATACCATGGAAACTGTGTCCATTCAGAACTCCATAGagctgagcaaaaaaaaaagatggaccCCACagaatttatttatattttacccAGTTTAAAATGAAACCCCTGACTCAGCCTCCTCAGTCACCATAGATGCACAGTTCAGTATTGTGCACATTTGCTATTTTTCATTCTATTACCATTTCTATGTTGGTGTTATCACCTTTTATATCTTGTGTATCTTTTAGAGGCTCTTTGTCCCCACGGATTTTTTTCATGAACCCAAATTTTGATTCCATTTGCCAAGAGATGGTGACATTTAACCTCCATACAAGAAGCCCAAAACTTCTACGTTAGCATAGACATATGCATTGACAGGTTGTTGATAAAGTCACAACAGTCCTCTGCTGTCATTCCTTCTACCTAGTTTTAATCAATTGGAAACATCAAAATGATCTATAGTGCCAAAAATATAAGCTTAGTGCAGTTTAGTGCTACCTCATTCGGGTAAGGAGACCGCTAGCATGGCTATAGCTTTTAATCATCGCAGCAACGCTTGCAGTATTAGATTACTCATGTTTTCTTCAGCTCTGGGCTCAGGCTGAATTTGTTCGAAAAATGGGGGTGCCCATGGATCGTGGAGTCCTATGCACAGTGTGTTATGTGTATAGGGAGGGGCAGCTCTGTTAATACATTATTATTACTGAGCAGGTAGCTTCCTGTGCTTGTCCTTTCTGTTTTCAAAGACGGTGGAAGAATTCTATATAAATAGACTTTATTTGCATCATTGTAA includes these proteins:
- the LOC115246693 gene encoding cAMP-regulated D2 protein-like encodes the protein MERRHCLLLLCALGFTFGERMKNDDFVSILRRFQPGLLVRDEPYLANEDFEINSQKRLRPPEFIPILEQTKNSLSRRDANEAPGPMVLTKDGKMKGVTVDKAQVFYGIPYADPPVGAYRWKPPRPVTPWKEVYDASFPRAACMQACSGPVAAECSRTVSEDCLYLNVFVPLDVDFNAPLQSLLPVMVWIHGGDFIAGSASKPLYDGRFISNFTHTVVVSMEYRLGAFGFLVSGKDAHTSAVGNYGILDQQAALVWVQRNIAVFGGDPSKVTVFGESAGAQSVCLHLMIQSSKLLFKQAMLQSVPFSIPLKSRHDALKLGKDFAKETNCSVNNIVCLLSLTPQAVLNAQMKTSSKIVNPFKFLEVFETWGPYIDGDLIKEQTVTAFQKGHWQKEKSVLLGTTSEEGLIFVYSVFHKPVSAVESTVYITAIFKQHAIGILRKYLPLYREADHRGMLAQVGRLPKQFHTVFVMVIEPKAVENTCIQLRL